The following proteins come from a genomic window of Microtus ochrogaster isolate Prairie Vole_2 chromosome 7, MicOch1.0, whole genome shotgun sequence:
- the LOC101979261 gene encoding olfactory receptor 1468-like yields the protein MTMNNQTVISQFFLQGLLIPSEYQHPFYVLFLAMYLTTVLGNLIIIILILLDSHLHTPMYLFLSNLSFSDLCFSSVTMPKLLQNMESQDPSISYAGCLTQMYFLMVFGDMESFLLVVMAYDRYVAICYPLRYTSIMNTKLCVTLVALSWVLTVLYSMLHTLLLARLSFCEDNVIPQFFCDISAVLKLACSDVYINELMIFILGGFVIVIPFLFIVVSYVQIVSSILKVSSVHVFYKVFSTCGSHLSVVSLFYGTIIGLYLCPSANNSSVKETAMAMMYTVVTPMLNPFIYSLRNRDMKEALIRVLCKKKISL from the coding sequence ATGACAATGAACAACCAAACTGTCATCTCCCAGTTCTTCCTCCAAGGCCTGCTCATCCCCTCAGAATATCAGCACCCATTCTATGTCCTGTTCCTGGCCATGTACCTCACCACTGTCCTAGGaaacctcatcatcatcatcctcattctACTGGACTCCCAtctgcacactcccatgtacttgtTTCTCAGCAACttgtccttctctgacctctgcttctcctctgtcacAATGCCCAAATTGCTACAAAACATGGAAAGCCAGGACCCATCCATCTCTTACGCAGGTTGTCTAACACAAATGTACTTTTTAATGGTTTTTGGAGACATGGAGAGCTTCCTTCTTGTggtcatggcctatgaccgctatgtggccatctgttaCCCCCTTCGGTACACCAGTATAATGAACACCAAGCTCTGTGTAACTCTGGTAGCACTGTCCTGGGTCCTTACCGTGCTGTATTCCATGTTGCACACCCTACTTCTTGCTAGACTGTCATTCTGTGAGGACAATGTGATCCCCCAGTTTTTTTGTGACATATCTGCTGTGCTCAAGTTGGCCTGCTCTGATGTTTATATTAATGAACTAATGATATTTATCTTGGGAGGGTTTGTTATTGTcatcccatttttatttattgttgtttcctATGTACAAATTGTCTCCTCCATTCTAAAAGTTTCTTCTGTTCATGTTTTCTACAAGGTCTTCTCCACCTGTGGCTCCCACCTGTCCGTGGTCTCACTGTTCTATGGGACAATTATTGGTCTCTACCTATGTCCATCAGCTAATAACTCCAGTGTGAAGGAGACAGCCATGGCCATGATGTACACAGTGGTGACTCCCATGCTGAATCCCTTCATTTACAGCctaaggaacagagatatgaaagaggCCCTGATAAGGGTCCTATGCAAGAAGAAAATCTCCTTATAG